A DNA window from Camelina sativa cultivar DH55 chromosome 17, Cs, whole genome shotgun sequence contains the following coding sequences:
- the LOC104758482 gene encoding uncharacterized protein LOC104758482 yields the protein MALPPYDPKFTMAFQFDDEPEIEIETDHEHDESASAAIVAAELISSARLALKLDTVHTEYSAQYLVDNAPSSHRRKLTVKGCLEYALKKGIPKAEDWPQLGSVSKPSSSYKPPLVSMKGQVIEPKNMDQVRDLLVHQPVGAKLHVFSPHVELQQDGIYCGSSGEPATYVGLRDGIVLKVEKIYGKSIATVKIWYKQKFIFLKVALSRMFFHNGRGPGQPDIGPTVLLVDFCVPRLSID from the exons ATGGCACTCCCACCCTATGATCCCAAGTTCACAATGGCATTCCAATTCGACGACGAGCcagagattgagattgagactGACCATGAGCACG ATGAGTCTGCTTCTGCTGCTATCGTAGCTGCTGAACTGATCAGCTCTGCACGGCTTGCACTTAAGCTGGATACTGTCCATACTGAGTACTCAGCTCAGTATTTGGTGGACAATGCTCCTAGCTCACACAGGCGCAAGCTCACTGTCAAAGGCTGCCTTGAGTATGCGTTAAAGAAAGGCATACCGAAAGCAGAAGATTGGCCACAGTTGGGATCTGTGTCAAAGCCTTCATCATCGTACAAACCTCCTCTCGTTTCCATGAAAGGACAAGTCATTGAGCCTAAGAATATGGATCAAGTACGTGACTTGTTGGTGCATCAACCCGTGGGAGCAAAACTGCATGTGTTCAGTCCACACGTTGAACTTCAACAAGAC GGAATTTACTGTGGTTCGTCAGGTGAACCAGCAACCTATGTTGGGCTTAGAGATGGGATCGTTCTTAAAGTTGAGAAGATCTATGGAAAGTCCATCGCAACAGTGAAGATATGGTACAAGCAGAAGTTCATATTTCTGAAAGTGGCTTTGAGCAGAATGTTTTTTCACAACGGTCGTGGCCCAGGGCAGCCGGACATAGGGCCAACGGTTCTGCTTGTTGACTTTTGTGTCCCACGCCTATCCATCGATTAA
- the LOC104758483 gene encoding 4-coumarate--CoA ligase 1: MAPQQEVMEKKQSNNGDVIFRSKLPDIYIPNHLSLHDYIFQNLSQFASKPCLINGPTGHVYTYSDVHVISRRIAAGFHKLGVNQNDVVMILLPNCPEFVLSFLAASFRGATATAANPFFTPAEIAKQAKASNTKLIVTESRYVDKVKPLQNDDGVVIVCIDDNESVPIPEGCLRFTELTQETTESSDVIDSVEISPDDVVALPYSSGTTGLPKGVMLTHKGLVTSVAQQVDGENPNLYFHSDDVILCVLPMFHIYALNSIMLCGLRVGAAILIMPKFEIHLLLELIQRCKVTVAPMVPPIVLAIAKSPETEKYDLSSIRVVKSGAAPLGKELEDAVSAKFPNAKLGQGYGMTEAGPVLAMSLGFAKEPFPVKSGACGTVVRNAEMKLVDPDTGDSLSRNQPGEICIRGHQIMKGYLNNPAATAETIDKDGWLHTGDIGLIDDDDELFIVDRLKELIKYKGFQVAPAELEALLISHPDITDVAVVAMKEEAAGEVPVAFVVKSKDSELSEDDVKQFVSKQVVFYKRINKVFFSESIPKAPSGKILRKDLRAKLANGL; the protein is encoded by the exons ATGGCGCCACAACAAGAAGTGatggagaagaaacagagcaacaacGGTGACGTCATATTCCGATCAAAGCTACCTGATATTTACATCCCAAACCACCTCTCTCTCCACGACTACATCTTCCAGAACCTCTCCCAGTTCGCCTCCAAGCCTTGCCTCATCAACGGACCGACCGGCCACGTATACACTTACTCCGACGTCCACGTCATCTCCCGTCGGATCGCCGCCGGTTTTCACAAACTCGGCGTTaaccaaaacgacgtcgtcatGATCCTCCTCCCTAACTGCCCCGAGTTCGTCCTCTCTTTCCTCGCCGCCTCTTTCCGCGGCGCGACCGCCACCGCCGCCAACCCTTTCTTCACCCCGGCGGAGATCGCCAAACAGGCCAAAGCATCCAACACCAAACTCATCGTCACCGAGTCTCGCTACGTCGACAAAGTCAAACCCCTCCAAAACGACGACGGTGTTGTCATCGTCTGCATCGACGACAACGAATCCGTCCCGATCCCCGAAGGCTGCCTCCGGTTCACCGAGTTGACTCAAGAGACGACCGAGTCATCAGACGTCATCGACTCTGTTGAGATTTCGCCGGACGACGTGGTGGCGCTTCCTTACTCCTCCGGCACGACGGGGCTACCCAAAGGAGTGATGCTGACTCACAAGGGACTGGTGACGAGCGTTGCTCAGCAAGTCGACGGCGAGAACCCGAATCTTTATTTCCACAGCGACGACGTCATACTCTGTGTTTTGCCCATGTTTCATATCTACGCTTTGAACTCGATCATGTTGTGTGGGCTTAGGGTTGGTGCGGCGATTCTGATAATGCCCAAGTTTGAGATTCATCTGCTTTTGGAGCTGATTCAGAGGTGTAAAGTCACGGTGGCTCCGATGGTTCCGCCGATTGTGTTGGCGATTGCTAAGTCGCCGGAGACGGAGAAGTATGATCTGAGTTCGATAAGAGTGGTGAAATCAGGTGCTGCACCGCTTGGTAAAGAGCTTGAAGATGCCGTTAGTGCCAAGTTTCCTAACGCCAAGCTCGGTCAG GGATACGGAATGACAGAAGCAGGTCCAGTGCTAGCAATGTCATTAGGATTCGCAAAAGAGCCGTTTCCAGTGAAATCAGGAGCTTGTGGTACGGTTGTAAGAAACGCCGAGATGAAACTCGTCGATCCAGACACCGGAGATTCTCTTTCGAGGAACCAACCAGGCGAGATATGTATCCGTGGTCACCAGATCATGAAAGGATACCTCAACAACCCTGCGGCTACAGCAGAGACCATTGATAAAGACGGTTGGCTTCACACCGGAGATATTGGATTGATCGACGATGATGACGAGCTTTTCATCGTTGATCGATTGAAAGAGCTTATCAAGTACAAAGGTTTTCAAGTGGCTCCAGCTGAGCTAGAGGCTTTGCTCATTAGTCATCCTGACATCACCGATGTTGCCGTTGTCGC AATGAAAGAAGAAGCTGCTGGTGAAGTTCCGGTTGCGTTTGTGGTGAAATCAAAGGATTCAGAGTTATCAGAAGATGACGTCAAACAATTTGTGTCGAAACAG GTTGTGTTTTACAAGAGAATCAACAAAGTATTCTTCAGTGAGTCCATTCCTAAAGCACCATCAGGAAAGATATTGAGGAAAGATCTGAGGGCAAAATTAGCAAATGGGTTGTGA